The Acinetobacter defluvii genome includes a region encoding these proteins:
- a CDS encoding GNAT family N-acetyltransferase: protein MPDYAIHNGSWDDLAIDAKKVRTVVFIQEQNIAENDEWDAEDEKCLHFVMYDKNQAISTARLLENNSIGRVAVLKNYRGQGIGQQLMQHIIAVAVTEQRDFLKLSAQVYAIGFYENLGFKLRGDPYLDCGIPHVDMYMNI from the coding sequence ATGCCAGATTATGCAATTCATAACGGTTCTTGGGATGATCTAGCAATAGATGCTAAAAAAGTGCGTACAGTGGTATTTATCCAAGAACAAAATATTGCTGAAAATGACGAATGGGATGCAGAAGATGAAAAATGTTTGCATTTCGTGATGTACGATAAAAATCAAGCCATTTCCACAGCACGCTTACTGGAAAATAACAGTATTGGGCGCGTTGCTGTGCTAAAAAATTATCGAGGACAGGGCATTGGACAGCAATTGATGCAACATATTATTGCGGTTGCAGTGACGGAACAGAGAGATTTTTTAAAGTTATCGGCACAAGTTTATGCGATTGGATTTTATGAAAATTTGGGATTTAAACTGAGAGGAGATCCATACTTAGATTGTGGTATTCCACATGTTGATATGTATATGAACATTTAA
- a CDS encoding 3-hydroxyacyl-CoA dehydrogenase NAD-binding domain-containing protein: MSAIQYEKNADGIVILTMDSPNQSANTMNADFQKALNETVEKLKADAGITGIIFRSAKKTFFAGGDLDDLIQARPEDAKEFFDVVQLMKKELRYIETLGVPVVAALNGTALGGGWEIALGCHARIALNDPKSKFGLPEVTLGLLPGGGGIVRMVRLLGLQNAFPFLMEGKQFGVDKAKSLGLIHDTADSIDELMEKSIAWVKANPKSQQPFDVKGYKIPGGDPKTPAVAQILAIAPAMLRDKTKGCYPAPEAIMAAAVEGAQVDVDTALTIESRYFTYLATGQVAKNMIGTFWHGLNAIKAGASRPKDVAKWQATKVGILGAGMMGAGIAYSTATKGIAVVLKDVSVENAEKGKAYSQKLLDKKVSQGRMTAEKRDQVLNLITATANAEDLKGCDLIIEAVFENQELKAKVTQEAEAFLADGGVFASNTSTLPITGLAKASKDDRNFIGLHFFSPVDKMPLVEIIKGQNTSAETLAKAYDYVQQIGKTPIVVNDSRGFFTSRVFGTFVNEGLRLLAEGVHPARIEMAALKAGMPVGPLAIQDEVALTLSEHVTNETRKALQAEGKDLPHSPSEDVLKTMIHEFGRKGKAAGAGFYDYPEGGKKHLWDGLSHWKKDVDISEQEMIDRILFVQSLDTLRCYEENVLESVVDANIGSIFGIGFAPWTGGAIQFLNQYGLDKALARANELEAKYGERFKAPQLLKDKVASGKID, from the coding sequence ATGAGCGCAATTCAATACGAAAAAAATGCGGATGGTATTGTTATTCTGACCATGGATTCTCCAAACCAATCTGCAAACACCATGAATGCAGATTTCCAAAAAGCATTGAATGAAACTGTTGAAAAATTAAAAGCAGACGCAGGTATTACAGGGATTATTTTCCGTTCAGCGAAAAAAACCTTCTTTGCAGGTGGTGATCTGGATGATTTGATTCAGGCCCGCCCTGAAGATGCAAAAGAGTTTTTTGATGTGGTTCAACTCATGAAAAAAGAGTTACGCTACATTGAAACTTTAGGTGTTCCTGTGGTTGCAGCACTGAATGGTACTGCACTAGGCGGTGGTTGGGAAATCGCACTCGGTTGTCATGCACGTATTGCTTTAAATGATCCAAAGTCTAAGTTTGGTTTACCTGAAGTGACTTTAGGCTTGCTACCAGGTGGTGGTGGGATCGTGCGTATGGTACGCCTACTTGGTTTACAAAATGCATTCCCATTCCTGATGGAAGGCAAGCAGTTTGGTGTCGACAAAGCCAAATCTTTAGGTCTAATCCATGACACGGCAGATTCAATTGACGAATTGATGGAAAAATCAATTGCCTGGGTCAAAGCCAATCCAAAATCACAACAACCATTTGATGTAAAAGGTTATAAAATCCCAGGTGGTGATCCGAAAACGCCTGCGGTGGCTCAGATTCTTGCGATTGCGCCTGCAATGCTGCGTGATAAAACCAAAGGTTGCTATCCTGCACCTGAAGCGATCATGGCTGCTGCGGTTGAAGGTGCGCAGGTCGATGTTGATACAGCACTGACCATTGAATCACGCTATTTCACTTACCTTGCAACAGGGCAAGTTGCGAAAAACATGATCGGGACATTCTGGCATGGTTTGAATGCGATTAAAGCAGGTGCAAGCCGTCCGAAAGATGTCGCGAAATGGCAAGCAACCAAAGTTGGTATCTTAGGTGCAGGCATGATGGGTGCAGGTATTGCTTACTCAACTGCGACTAAAGGCATCGCTGTTGTACTGAAAGATGTATCTGTTGAAAATGCAGAAAAAGGCAAAGCCTATAGCCAAAAACTCTTGGATAAAAAAGTTTCTCAAGGTCGTATGACGGCTGAAAAACGTGACCAAGTTTTAAACTTAATCACTGCAACTGCCAATGCTGAAGACTTAAAAGGCTGCGATTTGATTATCGAAGCGGTATTTGAAAATCAGGAACTCAAAGCCAAAGTGACCCAAGAAGCAGAAGCATTCCTTGCTGATGGTGGTGTATTTGCCTCAAATACCTCCACATTGCCAATCACAGGTTTAGCAAAAGCCTCTAAAGATGACAGAAACTTCATCGGTTTACACTTCTTTAGCCCTGTTGACAAAATGCCTTTAGTTGAAATTATCAAAGGACAAAACACCTCTGCTGAAACTTTAGCGAAAGCGTATGACTATGTTCAACAAATCGGCAAAACCCCAATCGTAGTCAACGACAGCCGTGGTTTCTTCACTAGTCGTGTATTTGGTACTTTCGTTAACGAAGGCTTACGCTTACTTGCTGAAGGCGTACACCCTGCCCGTATCGAAATGGCAGCGTTAAAAGCAGGTATGCCAGTTGGACCATTGGCGATTCAGGATGAGGTTGCATTGACATTGTCTGAGCACGTCACCAATGAAACCCGTAAAGCATTACAAGCTGAAGGTAAAGACTTACCACATTCTCCATCTGAAGATGTACTAAAAACCATGATTCATGAGTTTGGACGTAAAGGTAAAGCAGCAGGTGCAGGTTTCTATGATTATCCTGAAGGTGGCAAAAAACATCTTTGGGATGGCTTGAGCCATTGGAAGAAAGATGTTGATATTTCCGAGCAGGAAATGATTGATCGTATTCTGTTTGTACAATCACTCGACACATTACGTTGCTATGAAGAAAACGTATTGGAATCTGTGGTCGATGCCAACATTGGTTCGATCTTCGGGATTGGTTTTGCGCCGTGGACAGGGGGTGCGATTCAGTTCTTAAATCAATATGGTTTAGACAAAGCTTTAGCACGTGCCAATGAACTTGAGGCTAAATACGGTGAGCGTTTCAAAGCACCACAATTACTCAAAGATAAAGTGGCGAGTGGAAAAATTGACTGA
- a CDS encoding acetyl-CoA C-acetyltransferase: protein MSEAYIIDAIRTPRGKGKKDGSLYSVKPITLLTTLLNELKDRHHLDTSKVDDIVLGCVTPIADQGGDIAKTAAIAAGWDNDVAGVQINRFCASGLEAVNLAAQKVRSGWEDIVVAGGVESMSRIPMGSDGGPWALDPETNLKSKFVPQGIGADLIATLDGYSRSDVDEFAANSQRKAAAAQAAGHFDKSIVAIKDQAGVTILDKDEFIKPTTTAEGLAKLNPSFEMMGSMGFDAVALQQYPEAQKINHVHHAGNSSGIVDGAAVVLIASEKAVKEQGLKPRAKVLATALVGTDPTIMLTGPAPAARKALAKAGLSIDDIDLFEVNEAFASVVMRFMKELKVPSDKVNVNGGAIAMGHPLGATGAMILGTLLDELERQGKKRGLATLCVGGGMGIATIIELV from the coding sequence ATGAGCGAGGCTTATATCATTGATGCCATTCGCACACCACGCGGAAAAGGAAAGAAAGATGGTTCACTGTATAGTGTGAAACCGATTACTTTACTCACGACATTACTCAATGAATTAAAAGATCGTCATCACTTAGATACCTCTAAAGTAGACGACATCGTGTTGGGCTGTGTAACACCGATTGCAGACCAAGGTGGGGATATTGCCAAAACTGCTGCGATTGCCGCAGGTTGGGACAATGATGTCGCTGGTGTGCAAATCAACCGTTTCTGTGCATCTGGTCTTGAAGCTGTAAACTTAGCAGCTCAAAAAGTTCGTTCGGGTTGGGAAGATATCGTTGTTGCAGGTGGTGTAGAGTCAATGTCACGTATTCCAATGGGTTCAGATGGCGGACCGTGGGCACTTGATCCTGAAACCAATTTAAAATCTAAATTTGTTCCGCAAGGGATTGGCGCAGACTTGATTGCCACTTTAGATGGTTATAGTCGTTCTGATGTTGATGAGTTTGCGGCAAATTCACAGCGTAAAGCTGCAGCTGCACAAGCTGCTGGGCATTTTGATAAGTCGATTGTAGCAATCAAAGATCAAGCTGGTGTGACCATTTTAGATAAAGATGAGTTTATTAAACCAACCACCACAGCTGAAGGGTTAGCAAAACTCAATCCAAGTTTTGAAATGATGGGGAGTATGGGCTTTGATGCGGTAGCATTACAGCAATATCCAGAAGCACAAAAAATCAATCACGTACATCACGCAGGTAACTCATCAGGGATCGTGGATGGTGCTGCGGTGGTTTTAATTGCCTCTGAAAAAGCAGTCAAAGAACAAGGTTTAAAACCGCGTGCCAAAGTGTTAGCTACAGCACTTGTAGGAACAGACCCAACAATCATGTTGACAGGTCCTGCGCCTGCTGCACGTAAAGCCTTGGCGAAAGCAGGCTTAAGCATTGATGATATTGACTTATTTGAAGTGAATGAAGCATTTGCGTCAGTCGTTATGCGTTTTATGAAAGAACTCAAAGTGCCAAGCGATAAAGTCAATGTGAATGGTGGTGCAATTGCCATGGGGCATCCATTGGGCGCTACAGGTGCGATGATTTTGGGGACATTGCTGGATGAACTTGAACGTCAAGGCAAAAAACGTGGTTTAGCGACATTATGTGTGGGTGGTGGCATGGGTATTGCAACCATTATTGAGTTGGTATAA
- a CDS encoding GNAT family N-acetyltransferase — protein MIYSIRPALVSDISLLIQIEQSANQAFAQIPKLKWLAKSSVMSSDEHLQLIQKHYAFVAVNVHDQALGFLYAEQQGNDLYIIELDVAAEYQQQGIGRQLMTYMIDFAKQQGFQAVTLATFTDVAWNRPFYEKLGFKRFNPQNLKPYLKQKIDHEVTQGFERESRCAMQFTLPSHKNIFENR, from the coding sequence ATGATCTATTCGATTCGACCTGCATTAGTTTCGGATATCTCACTTCTGATTCAAATCGAACAATCTGCCAATCAAGCCTTTGCCCAGATTCCAAAGTTAAAATGGCTTGCTAAAAGCTCCGTCATGTCAAGTGATGAGCATTTACAACTCATTCAAAAGCATTATGCTTTTGTCGCTGTGAACGTACATGATCAAGCGCTAGGGTTTTTATATGCTGAACAGCAAGGCAATGATCTTTATATTATTGAACTTGATGTTGCTGCTGAATATCAACAACAAGGCATTGGTCGTCAGCTCATGACATATATGATTGATTTTGCCAAACAGCAAGGTTTTCAAGCAGTGACATTGGCCACATTTACAGATGTGGCTTGGAATCGTCCATTTTATGAAAAATTAGGCTTTAAACGATTCAATCCGCAAAATTTAAAACCTTATTTAAAACAAAAAATAGACCATGAAGTTACACAAGGTTTTGAACGTGAAAGTCGTTGTGCAATGCAATTCACTTTACCCTCCCATAAAAACATTTTTGAAAATCGTTAA
- a CDS encoding AraC family transcriptional regulator, whose translation MSRDTISIHFVNAALTGVKRLGMDVETLLSHVGIEAELLRQPKARISPEQYTRFVKMLWMVTQDEHVGFDIQPRRLGSFAIMCQLIIHAKTLGDALELSSQFYKLFGDEWSVAVERDKHEARLVPLIPKTMDPDHFITESMLMIWHGLASWLIERRIPLERVHFGYPRPNHADEYDALFFAPVMQFDMPRTEITFAADYLDLPIRQNEASLEEFLKAAPAQLLVKFKNTNSLTSRIRDVLKSQIGEEMPTLNDVASMLYLSPQTLRRRLAAEGKSYQGVKDALRRDAAIHLLLNPDLTLEDVAQQVGFSETSTFHRAFKKWTGVTPGLYRQLHGYH comes from the coding sequence ATGAGTCGTGATACGATCAGTATCCATTTCGTGAATGCAGCCCTTACAGGTGTCAAACGCCTAGGCATGGATGTCGAAACTTTGCTTTCGCATGTCGGGATTGAGGCAGAACTATTGCGCCAACCCAAAGCGAGGATTTCACCTGAGCAATACACACGTTTTGTGAAAATGTTGTGGATGGTCACCCAAGACGAGCATGTCGGTTTTGACATTCAGCCAAGACGTTTGGGATCTTTTGCCATCATGTGTCAGTTGATTATCCATGCCAAGACATTAGGGGATGCTTTAGAGCTTTCTTCCCAATTTTATAAACTATTTGGTGATGAATGGTCGGTTGCTGTTGAACGTGATAAGCATGAAGCACGCTTAGTGCCTCTCATTCCCAAAACAATGGATCCTGATCACTTCATTACTGAAAGTATGTTAATGATTTGGCATGGTTTAGCATCATGGCTGATTGAGCGTCGTATTCCGCTAGAGCGTGTGCATTTTGGTTATCCACGTCCAAATCATGCAGATGAGTATGACGCACTCTTCTTTGCACCTGTGATGCAGTTTGATATGCCACGCACTGAAATTACCTTTGCAGCAGATTATTTAGACCTACCCATTCGCCAGAATGAAGCGAGTTTGGAAGAGTTTTTAAAAGCAGCGCCTGCACAGCTTTTGGTAAAATTCAAAAATACCAACTCTTTAACTTCGCGTATTCGCGATGTGCTGAAAAGTCAAATTGGTGAGGAAATGCCAACATTAAATGACGTTGCCTCGATGTTGTATTTATCACCACAAACATTGCGCCGTCGTTTGGCTGCTGAAGGTAAAAGTTATCAGGGTGTAAAAGATGCCTTACGTCGTGATGCCGCAATTCACTTGCTTCTAAACCCAGATCTCACACTTGAAGATGTTGCCCAACAAGTCGGTTTTAGTGAAACCTCAACTTTCCATCGTGCATTTAAAAAATGGACAGGTGTAACGCCTGGTTTGTATCGTCAGTTACATGGTTATCACTGA
- a CDS encoding CaiB/BaiF CoA transferase family protein has translation MTSALNGLKVLDFSTLLPGPFATMYLADMGAEVIHVESPTRPDLVRLFPPYANGQATSHSYLNRNKQSVALDLKDPQNIELIKQKISEFDIVVEQFRPGVMQRLGLDYQTLAEINPKLIYCSITGYGQTGAYKDKAGHDINYVSLSGIAGHSGRQDSGPPPMGIQIADVAGGSLHAVIGILAAVTERHQSGLGQYIDISMTDCVVSMNNMAAAASLAGGQHQKAENEQLNGGTFYDYYRTQDGRYISVGSLEPQFMSGLAATLDLPIVLQKGASFDAEDRQAVKHAIQEKILSKTWAEWNEIFGELDFCVEPVLSLEEALSSPLAQQRNWVVDVPLKADAEQKEQQLACPIKFSRSQMRYDYIGQELGEGRW, from the coding sequence ATGACAAGTGCACTAAATGGATTGAAAGTACTCGATTTTTCAACATTATTACCTGGACCATTTGCAACGATGTACTTAGCAGACATGGGGGCAGAAGTGATTCATGTTGAATCTCCAACACGTCCTGATTTAGTACGTTTGTTTCCTCCTTATGCCAATGGACAGGCAACCTCACATAGCTATTTAAACCGTAATAAACAATCTGTGGCACTTGATTTAAAAGACCCTCAAAATATTGAACTGATTAAACAGAAAATTTCTGAATTTGACATTGTCGTTGAACAGTTTCGTCCTGGCGTCATGCAACGTCTCGGCTTGGACTATCAAACCCTTGCTGAAATTAACCCAAAACTGATTTATTGTTCCATCACAGGTTATGGGCAAACAGGCGCTTATAAAGATAAAGCAGGGCATGACATTAACTATGTATCTTTGTCAGGTATCGCTGGGCATAGTGGTCGTCAGGACAGTGGCCCACCACCGATGGGGATTCAAATTGCAGATGTTGCGGGTGGTTCGCTGCATGCTGTTATTGGTATTTTAGCTGCGGTGACTGAACGTCATCAAAGTGGTTTAGGGCAATATATTGATATTTCTATGACCGATTGTGTGGTCAGTATGAATAATATGGCGGCAGCGGCAAGTTTGGCGGGTGGACAGCATCAAAAAGCTGAAAATGAGCAACTTAATGGTGGAACATTCTATGATTATTATCGTACCCAAGATGGACGTTATATTTCAGTAGGAAGTTTAGAGCCGCAGTTTATGAGTGGTTTGGCTGCAACTTTAGATTTGCCTATAGTCTTACAAAAAGGCGCATCGTTTGATGCTGAAGATCGTCAAGCGGTGAAACATGCAATTCAAGAAAAAATTCTCAGTAAAACTTGGGCAGAGTGGAATGAAATCTTTGGGGAGTTGGATTTTTGTGTAGAGCCTGTATTGAGTCTTGAGGAAGCTTTGAGTTCACCATTGGCACAACAAAGAAATTGGGTGGTAGATGTTCCTTTAAAAGCTGACGCTGAGCAAAAAGAACAGCAGTTGGCATGTCCAATTAAATTCTCTCGCTCACAAATGCGTTATGACTATATTGGTCAAGAGTTAGGTGAAGGACGTTGGTAA
- a CDS encoding DUF2804 domain-containing protein, with protein sequence MDLIQTNGLPRYGRFTTLPSAISTDRYIYKTPYGKTLKGWRKSLKYKKFKFCGIQHEHYSIGFAIVDIGWVGHAFIYIYDHESGDVLEWNSNNILAHHTFVDEQPLYNQSRFNKSPFQIEMQHANGVRYISITKHGDEKLKARIFCAATNPLSLCSPTGINGWTYTQKLTTLGVEGFFVNKKNETIHFNEKSFASLDDTCGFLRPETAWFWLSCNFWDEQDNRIGLNLASGVNESFGNENCLWINGILYPISDVLFEKLTDTTWSIHSLDQKLNLTVETGWRRYENLNLRLIGSQFSQWQSKISGTVQAESGELVTLNQEYGLLEQHYAKW encoded by the coding sequence ATGGATTTAATACAAACGAATGGATTACCTCGTTATGGACGCTTTACGACATTACCCAGTGCTATCAGTACAGATCGTTATATCTATAAAACGCCCTATGGTAAAACCTTAAAAGGTTGGCGTAAGAGTTTAAAATATAAGAAATTTAAATTTTGTGGTATTCAGCATGAACATTATAGTATTGGTTTTGCCATTGTTGATATTGGTTGGGTTGGGCATGCTTTTATTTATATCTATGATCATGAAAGTGGAGATGTGTTGGAGTGGAATTCAAATAATATTTTAGCCCATCATACTTTTGTAGATGAGCAACCTCTCTATAATCAAAGCCGTTTTAACAAATCACCTTTTCAAATCGAAATGCAACATGCCAATGGCGTGCGCTATATCAGCATTACCAAACATGGTGATGAAAAACTGAAAGCTCGTATTTTCTGTGCAGCAACAAACCCATTAAGTTTATGCAGTCCGACAGGGATTAATGGCTGGACTTATACTCAGAAATTGACAACTTTAGGTGTCGAAGGCTTTTTCGTTAATAAGAAAAATGAAACTATACATTTTAATGAAAAAAGTTTCGCTTCTTTAGATGATACTTGTGGATTTTTACGTCCTGAAACAGCATGGTTTTGGTTGTCTTGTAATTTTTGGGATGAGCAGGACAACCGTATAGGATTAAATCTAGCTTCTGGTGTAAATGAAAGTTTTGGTAACGAAAACTGTCTCTGGATAAATGGTATTTTATACCCAATCAGTGATGTATTGTTTGAAAAATTAACTGATACTACATGGTCAATTCATTCACTTGATCAAAAATTAAATTTAACTGTAGAAACGGGCTGGCGTCGTTATGAAAACCTGAATTTACGCTTAATCGGTAGTCAGTTTAGTCAGTGGCAATCTAAAATCAGTGGTACAGTACAAGCTGAATCGGGAGAGTTAGTCACGTTAAATCAAGAATATGGCTTACTCGAACAGCATTACGCAAAATGGTAA
- a CDS encoding metal-dependent hydrolase: MNALVQYQVDPIVRTHLDFKLDEIPRFWFGDDRFRTRVFDALSLTFPDGERYFIQCVRLFKDQIQDSDLKQRVANFIMQEAQHGIAHNNMNKILINQGMPVQKFIGHVNRRFGHALKRYPKQVNIAITAACEHLTALMADAFFTEKSTMAEAHPYIRALFAWHSIEEMEHRDVAFDVMSKIGNTPNAVRYTALILVTAMMFGFTMQRTNGLLKCDGFSRRERLSMMAKGLPWFIGRQGILSKMKHEYLDWYRPDFHPSQHKIIQQYQTFVDTLNETGDPIAAGDAFWNAAL; encoded by the coding sequence ATGAAATTCCACGTTTTTGGTTTGGCGATGACCGTTTTCGTACCCGTGTTTTTGATGCCTTGAGTTTGACTTTTCCTGATGGTGAACGTTATTTCATTCAATGTGTACGTTTATTTAAAGATCAAATTCAAGATTCCGACCTAAAGCAACGTGTTGCTAACTTTATCATGCAAGAAGCACAGCATGGTATTGCACATAACAATATGAATAAAATTTTGATCAATCAAGGCATGCCTGTTCAAAAATTTATTGGTCATGTTAATCGTCGTTTTGGACATGCGCTGAAACGTTATCCAAAGCAAGTAAATATCGCCATTACTGCAGCCTGTGAGCATTTAACAGCACTCATGGCAGATGCTTTTTTTACTGAAAAATCAACCATGGCAGAAGCACATCCTTATATCCGTGCTTTATTTGCTTGGCATTCGATTGAAGAAATGGAACATCGTGATGTCGCCTTTGATGTGATGAGTAAAATTGGCAATACACCGAATGCCGTGCGTTATACGGCATTGATCTTGGTTACTGCAATGATGTTTGGTTTTACCATGCAACGTACCAACGGTTTACTCAAATGCGATGGTTTTAGTCGTCGAGAACGCTTAAGCATGATGGCAAAAGGTTTACCGTGGTTTATTGGTCGTCAAGGTATTTTATCGAAAATGAAGCATGAGTACTTAGACTGGTACAGACCAGACTTTCATCCAAGCCAACATAAAATTATTCAACAATATCAAACTTTCGTTGATACCTTGAATGAAACAGGTGACCCAATCGCAGCAGGCGATGCATTTTGGAATGCTGCCCTATAA